The bacterium region CATATTTGCAGATTCATTTCGTGATTGGGGTATTTCAACCGCTGTTTCAATAGAGATGGTTAAAAGAATAAAAGGAGCAGGAATTATCGCATCCGGAGGAATAAGGAGCGGAATAGATATGGCAAAAGCTCTTGCACTTGGAGCACAAATGTGCGGAGCAGCGCTCCCCGCGTTAAAAGCAGTTTCATCAGGGGGCAATGAAAAATTAATAGGTATGATCGGATTGTGGAGGATGCAGCTTAAAACAGTGCTGTTCCTTACAGGCTCAAAAAAGATTGAGCATCTGCAGAGAGAAGGAGTATGTTATAAAATCAGGAATTAAAATTATTGACAAGCTGTAAAGGAAGTTTATGAATATCGAATCTGAAATAAAGAAGTTGCATGATAAAATAAACAGAGGGCTGATGGAGATTTTTGAGGGCAGGCCTCCTGAGAGTTTGTACGGCCCTGTCGGACATCTTTTAAAAGCAGGAGGCAAAAGGATTCGGCCGCTCCTTGTTATCTTCTCATGTAAAGCAGCAGGCGGCCCCGAAGAAGCTTGTTTTAATGCGGCACTTGCAATTGAACTGCTTCACACCTTTACTCTTGTCCATGATGATATTATGGATGATGATGACAGCCGCCGCGGAATGCCTTCTGTTCACAAAAAATGGGATATACCTACTGCAATTCTTGCCGGAGACGGACTGGTCACACTTGCATATCAAACATTGCTGAAGACAGATCACCCTAGATTGGTTGAGGCTGTCAAAGTGTTTACGGACGGCCTTCTCTTACTTTGTGAGGGACAGGCCATGGATAAAGATCTGGAGAACAGGGAATGTCCTGAACTTGAAGAGTACATGGATATGATAGGCAAAAAAACAGGAAAGCTTATTGAAGTGTGCTGTGATATTGGTGCGATTCTCGGAGATGCAGCAGAAAATGAGCGCAGAGATCTGAAAAAGTTCGGCTCTTACACAGGACGTGCATTTCAGATACAGGATGATATGCTTGATATTCTTTCCAGAGAGAGTGTTTTTGGCAAACCCATTGCAAGTGATATTATTCAGAAAAAAAATACATTCTTAACAATCCATCTATGGCAGAACGGAGATAATGATACAATTGGACGGTTCCGCTCTCTGTGGGGAAAAGAGATACTGTCAATAGAAGAAATAGAAGTGATAAGGGAGTGTTTTGACAATGCCGGAAGCTTTGATGCCGCGAGAGAAATTGTAAAATCAGATCTTGAAAATGCCATGGGGATTGCAGATTCATTAACAAGTTCGGGCGATACATCTTTCCTGAAATATCTCGTAAAACTGCTGAAAAACCGCAGTTGTTAAATTTAGTATTCATTAGGGTGTCCCCCGAAAAATCTAATAATTGAGAAATAAGATTATAAAAATCAAGGAGTTAAGCAAAGAAAGTACTTGAATAAATAGCAAAAAATTGCCTCCTTATTGTATCACCACAACACAAAAAAGGAGGCAAAATGAGTGCGCCAAGCAAAGCTAATATAAGCAAGCCGGACAATCCGGCACGTGTAGCGGCTAACCACCGGCACGGAACTGAACCATGCGTCTGAGGAGGTAACGAATCATGCGAAGCCATGGTGCGAACACGCACAGGCAGGCTGACTCATAGTAGAGGAGTAAGCAGGGTAA contains the following coding sequences:
- a CDS encoding polyprenyl synthetase family protein, with protein sequence MNIESEIKKLHDKINRGLMEIFEGRPPESLYGPVGHLLKAGGKRIRPLLVIFSCKAAGGPEEACFNAALAIELLHTFTLVHDDIMDDDDSRRGMPSVHKKWDIPTAILAGDGLVTLAYQTLLKTDHPRLVEAVKVFTDGLLLLCEGQAMDKDLENRECPELEEYMDMIGKKTGKLIEVCCDIGAILGDAAENERRDLKKFGSYTGRAFQIQDDMLDILSRESVFGKPIASDIIQKKNTFLTIHLWQNGDNDTIGRFRSLWGKEILSIEEIEVIRECFDNAGSFDAAREIVKSDLENAMGIADSLTSSGDTSFLKYLVKLLKNRSC